A single genomic interval of Bacteroidota bacterium harbors:
- a CDS encoding virulence RhuM family protein: MENNQSAFILFKTEDDKISVDVRFEDETVWLSQEQMATLFGKGRSTITEHIQNIFKEGELSEELVCRNFRLTTQHGAIEGKTQEVSVKLYNLDVIISVGYRVKSLRGTQFRIWATKRLNEYMFIPANLTPSSGIA, translated from the coding sequence ATGGAAAATAATCAATCGGCTTTTATATTATTCAAAACCGAAGATGATAAAATTTCGGTAGATGTTCGGTTTGAAGACGAAACAGTATGGCTTTCGCAGGAGCAAATGGCAACATTGTTTGGCAAAGGTAGAAGCACAATTACCGAACACATTCAAAACATATTTAAAGAAGGTGAGTTAAGCGAAGAATTGGTATGTCGGAATTTCCGACTAACCACTCAACACGGTGCTATTGAGGGGAAAACGCAGGAAGTTTCGGTAAAGTTATACAATCTCGATGTAATCATTTCAGTAGGTTACAGGGTAAAATCCCTGCGAGGAACCCAGTTCCGTATTTGGGCAACCAAAAGGCTGAACGAGTATATGTTTATTCCGGCCAACCTGACTCCTTCTTCCGGTATTGCTTAA
- a CDS encoding YihY/virulence factor BrkB family protein yields MISLKKIYRNKTVLKWQHFFIRNARRIILPGFEGIPLYDALVFFFKGIRQSSLTSRANSLSFTFMLAIFPAIIFFFSLIPYIPIDNLHGTIMETLSEILPENAFKTVESTIQDLVSIQRTSLLSIGFFMAIYFASNGVMGIMKAFNRTSHAIETRSTLQLTVISIVLVIVIFIIVVLSATLLIFASYLSQYLEVKGLWQNSFTGFTISFSKWLIILLMLFVLISLIYYLAPANKGTFRFATAGSTLATLLALIFMMGFNFYIDNFSQYNKLYGSLGTLLILMLWINLNAIALLIGFELNASIHDAKLNNNAREYPGDDGSE; encoded by the coding sequence ATGATCAGTTTAAAAAAGATTTACCGGAACAAAACCGTACTCAAATGGCAGCACTTTTTTATACGAAATGCCAGAAGGATCATCCTGCCGGGATTTGAAGGCATTCCCTTGTACGATGCACTGGTCTTTTTTTTTAAGGGAATACGGCAAAGTTCGCTGACCTCGAGAGCTAATTCCTTATCCTTTACCTTCATGCTGGCCATCTTCCCGGCTATTATTTTCTTCTTTTCCTTGATTCCATACATTCCCATCGACAACCTTCATGGAACCATCATGGAAACCTTATCAGAAATCCTGCCTGAAAATGCTTTTAAAACCGTGGAAAGCACCATCCAGGATCTGGTCAGCATACAAAGGACAAGCCTTTTGTCGATAGGATTTTTTATGGCCATTTACTTCGCTTCCAACGGAGTGATGGGAATTATGAAGGCATTTAACCGTACTTCCCATGCCATTGAAACGAGGTCAACACTGCAGCTTACGGTTATATCCATTGTACTGGTGATTGTGATCTTTATTATAGTTGTATTATCCGCAACCCTCCTGATATTTGCCTCGTATCTGTCGCAATATTTAGAAGTTAAAGGGCTGTGGCAAAATTCATTCACAGGGTTCACCATCAGTTTCAGCAAATGGCTGATAATCCTGCTGATGCTGTTTGTCCTGATCTCGTTGATCTACTACCTGGCTCCGGCGAATAAAGGAACATTCCGGTTTGCAACAGCAGGATCGACCCTTGCCACCCTGCTTGCCCTGATCTTCATGATGGGATTTAATTTCTATATCGACAATTTTTCCCAGTACAACAAGCTTTACGGTTCCTTAGGCACCCTGCTCATCCTGATGTTATGGATCAACCTGAACGCCATAGCCCTGCTGATCGGTTTTGAGCTGAATGCAAGTATACACGATGCGAAACTGAATAATAATGCGAGGGAGTATCCGGGGGATGATGGTTCGGAGTAA
- the nadC gene encoding carboxylating nicotinate-nucleotide diphosphorylase — translation MSVEEIIEKAIREDIGDGDHTSLSIIPSDARGMAALVIKEEGILSGVDVARKVFRAVDADIVFKEYIPDGSRVFPGNIAFEVEGRSVSILAGERLALNFMQRMSGIATYTRFLADKIKGTGAIILDTRKTTPNLRILEKEAVRTGGGHNHRMGLYDMVMIKDNHVDFAGGISRAIDAARDYLKRKNLDLRIEIEVRNFNELQEVLDHGKIDRIMLDNFSPAGLRNAVEMIGKRYETEASGGIKEINIREYAETGVDFISVGALTHQIKSLDMSLKAVT, via the coding sequence ATGAGTGTTGAAGAGATCATTGAAAAGGCCATCCGGGAAGATATCGGGGATGGGGATCACACTTCTTTGTCGATCATACCTTCTGATGCGAGAGGGATGGCGGCACTGGTCATCAAAGAAGAAGGTATACTCAGCGGGGTTGATGTGGCCCGTAAGGTATTCCGGGCTGTGGACGCGGATATTGTATTTAAGGAATACATCCCTGATGGCAGCCGGGTTTTTCCCGGCAATATAGCCTTCGAGGTAGAAGGTCGTTCGGTCTCCATTCTTGCCGGAGAGCGGTTAGCCCTTAATTTCATGCAAAGAATGAGCGGGATCGCTACTTATACGCGCTTCCTGGCAGATAAGATCAAAGGAACGGGAGCCATCATCCTGGATACCCGTAAAACAACCCCCAACCTCAGGATACTTGAAAAGGAAGCTGTAAGAACCGGAGGAGGGCACAATCACCGGATGGGACTGTACGACATGGTCATGATCAAAGACAACCACGTGGATTTTGCCGGAGGGATCAGTCGGGCTATAGATGCCGCCCGGGATTACCTTAAAAGGAAGAACCTCGACCTCAGGATAGAGATTGAAGTCAGGAATTTCAATGAATTGCAGGAAGTACTGGATCATGGTAAGATTGACCGCATTATGCTCGATAACTTCTCACCGGCCGGCCTCAGGAACGCCGTTGAAATGATAGGGAAGCGTTATGAGACCGAAGCATCGGGAGGGATTAAAGAAATCAACATCCGCGAGTATGCAGAGACCGGAGTAGATTTTATTTCCGTGGGAGCACTCACACATCAGATCAAAAGCCTCGATATGAGCCTGAAAGCAGTAACCTGA
- a CDS encoding DUF4783 domain-containing protein yields the protein MNKSYFILAGLLFLSINCFSQDAVKSDISAALKAGDASKMTEHLHVTVDLNTPGINNAVSKNQAIQILKDFFDKNPPSSYTRNHEGSSKDGSVYIIGTYLTTGATNYRTYFLLKKFDGQFRIVQIQFEEQ from the coding sequence ATGAATAAAAGCTACTTTATCCTTGCAGGACTGTTGTTTCTGTCGATAAATTGTTTCAGCCAGGATGCCGTAAAGAGTGACATCTCGGCTGCCCTGAAAGCCGGGGATGCAAGTAAGATGACAGAGCACCTGCATGTAACTGTTGATCTGAACACACCCGGGATCAATAATGCGGTGAGCAAAAACCAGGCCATACAGATCCTGAAAGATTTTTTCGATAAAAATCCTCCTTCTTCGTACACCAGGAATCATGAAGGCTCATCCAAAGACGGATCGGTTTACATCATCGGTACTTACCTTACCACCGGCGCTACGAATTACCGTACCTATTTCCTGTTAAAAAAGTTCGACGGACAGTTCCGGATCGTACAAATTCAGTTTGAAGAACAATAA